One Nocardiopsis gilva YIM 90087 genomic window, CGGAAAGACGTAGTAGAGCTCGTAGACATGGGAGAGCTGCGCCCCGACCGCCAGCCCCGGCTCACGTCCGTTGTCGCTGACGATTTCCGTGTACCGCATGTACTGGGCGTCGAGCTCGTCGCTCTGGCCGACCCGCTCACGCAGGGGTTCGGGGATGCTCTGCGGCTTGACCGTTGCCGACCCCGAGATGCCGTCGATGCTCGGGAGGATGAGTACCTCGTAGAGGCCGGTGGTACCGCTGCGCTGCCTGAGGTCCGTGGCGATCTGGAGGAGCTGGGAGTCGCGATCGATGGACTGCAGCTCGCCGTCCTGCATCGCGATGGTCGCGGTCTGCAGACCGACCTTGTGGTAGTTGAGCGCCGCCTGTTCCTTGGCTTCCAGCAGCCCCGACTTGACCTGGTCGATCAGGACGATCCCGAGCCCGGCGGTGACCAGCGCGGACAGCACCAGGGTGGTGGTGACCACGCGCAGTTCCAGCGAGCGCCGCCAGCGGGTGTGCACGCCGCGCACCAGGGCGCGGGCCGCGCGCTGGGCGGCGAGGTAGCCGCGCAACAGCAGTTCGAGCGCCTGCTGCCAACGCGACAGCACGGCGTCCTCGCCCTCCGGCGGGTCCGCCGCGTGTGCGCCGTTGGTGCTGCTGCTTGTCACGTGTCGGGTCTCGGTCGGTTCAGGCGGTTCCCGCCTTGTACCCGACACCGCGGACGGTCACCACGACCTCCGGGTGCTCGGGGTCCTTCTCGATCTTGGCGCGCAGCCGCTGCACGTGGACGTTGACCAGGCGGGTGTCGGCCGCGTGGCGGTAGCCCCAGACCTGTTCGAGCAGGACCTCGCGGGTGAACACTTGGCGCGGCTTGCGGGCCAGTGCCACGAGCAGGTCGAACTCCAGCGGGGTGAGGCTGATGGGCTCTCCGTCGCGGCGGACCGCGTGCCCGGCGACGTCGATGGTGATGTCGCCGATCTGCAGCACCTCGGGCGCCGGCTCCTCGGTGCGGCGCAGCCGGACCCGGACGCGGGCGACCAGTTCCTTGGGCTTGAACGGCTTGACGATGTAGTCGTCGGCCCCGGACTCCAGGCCGAGGACGACGTCAACGGTGTCGCTCTTCGCCGTGAGCATCACGATCGGCACACCGGACTCGGCGCGGATCTGCCGGCAGACGTCGATCCCGTCCGCCCCCGGCAGCATGAGGTCCAGAAGCACGAGGTCCGGCTTTGTCTCGCGGAACGCCTCCAGTGCCTTGTCGCCGTCGTGCACGAACGACGGTTCGAAGCCTTCGCCTCTGAGGACGATGCCCAACATTTCAGCGAGAGCGAGGTCGTCGTCGACGACCAGTACGCGTCCCTTCATCGATGTACCCGGCGCCCAACGCGCATCCCGACGGGATGCGGCGGCCGGCGCCTTCTCCTTTCTGGACACTCAAGCGGCACTGATCTTTGCGAGCTCTACTGCCAGGGTCCCTGTGCGGGAGTCGTCGTTGTGCGGTGCACTTGCGGCCGGCCCCCTCTCCTAACCTTGCCATCTCCTGGCTCGGCTTGGCGTCCGGTCGCCCCTGATCGGCCGCCCCGGGGGGGGCGATCTTCGTTATTTATGCTTGCGCCACGGCGGCGACACGGGTTCCCGCATGGGGAACACCCTGCCGTCGGACCCGCCACCCCGTCCAGAGCACCTGCTCACCGAGCGTATGCGACTTGGTCGGTTGATAACCGAAAGCATACAAAAAGAATGAAGGGAATCGGCGGTCCGTT contains:
- the mtrA gene encoding MtrAB system response regulator MtrA produces the protein MKGRVLVVDDDLALAEMLGIVLRGEGFEPSFVHDGDKALEAFRETKPDLVLLDLMLPGADGIDVCRQIRAESGVPIVMLTAKSDTVDVVLGLESGADDYIVKPFKPKELVARVRVRLRRTEEPAPEVLQIGDITIDVAGHAVRRDGEPISLTPLEFDLLVALARKPRQVFTREVLLEQVWGYRHAADTRLVNVHVQRLRAKIEKDPEHPEVVVTVRGVGYKAGTA